The proteins below are encoded in one region of Pedococcus aerophilus:
- a CDS encoding AAA family ATPase — protein sequence MTEHPQPHQTPTSESSTMPSASSADDRARASLMAVRTEVGKAVVGQDAAVAGILIALLCRGHILLEGVPGVAKTLLVRSVAAALDVQTKRVQFTPDLMPGDVTGSLVYDNATSEFSFREGPVFTNLLLADEINRTPPKTQASLLEAMEERQVSVDGTPRALPRPFLVAATQNPVEYEGTYPLPEAQLDRFLLKATMPLPPREDEIAVITRHASGFDPRDLAAAGLRAVASAADIEAGAEQVRHVQISPEVTAYIVDIARATRNSPSLALGVSPRGATALLATSRAWAWLNGRSFVTPDDVKSLAQATLAHRLSLRPEAELEGVAVSSVLDAAIGSVPVPR from the coding sequence ATGACCGAGCACCCCCAGCCCCACCAGACGCCCACCTCGGAGTCGTCGACCATGCCGTCCGCCTCGTCGGCCGATGACCGGGCCCGCGCGTCCCTCATGGCGGTCCGCACCGAGGTCGGCAAGGCCGTGGTCGGCCAGGACGCCGCCGTGGCCGGCATCCTCATCGCCCTCCTGTGCCGCGGGCACATCCTCCTCGAGGGCGTACCCGGCGTGGCCAAGACGCTGCTCGTGCGCAGCGTCGCTGCCGCCCTCGACGTGCAGACCAAGCGCGTGCAGTTCACGCCCGACCTCATGCCCGGTGACGTCACCGGCTCCTTGGTCTACGACAACGCGACGTCGGAGTTCTCCTTCCGTGAGGGACCGGTCTTCACCAACCTGCTGCTCGCCGACGAGATCAACCGCACGCCCCCGAAGACGCAGGCCTCGCTGCTCGAGGCGATGGAGGAGCGGCAGGTGTCGGTCGACGGCACCCCGCGCGCTCTGCCGCGGCCGTTCCTCGTCGCCGCGACGCAGAACCCCGTCGAGTACGAGGGCACCTACCCCCTGCCGGAGGCGCAGCTCGACCGCTTCCTGCTCAAGGCGACGATGCCGCTGCCGCCCCGTGAGGACGAGATCGCGGTGATCACCCGGCACGCCTCGGGATTCGACCCTCGCGACCTCGCCGCCGCCGGTCTGCGCGCGGTCGCGAGCGCCGCCGACATCGAGGCCGGCGCCGAGCAGGTCCGACACGTGCAGATCTCGCCCGAGGTGACGGCATACATCGTCGACATCGCCCGGGCGACGCGGAACTCGCCCTCGCTCGCCCTCGGGGTGAGCCCGCGCGGGGCCACCGCGCTGCTGGCCACGAGCCGCGCATGGGCCTGGCTCAACGGGCGGTCGTTCGTCACGCCCGACGACGTGAAGTCGCTCGCCCAGGCGACCCTGGCGCACCGGCTCTCGCTGCGGCCCGAGGCCGAGCTCGAGGGGGTCGCGGTCTCGTCGGTGCTCGACGCCGCCATCGGCTCCGTCCCGGTCCCCCGCTGA
- a CDS encoding DUF58 domain-containing protein, with the protein MIVTGRLFGLVLAGAVPVLVRPQTGTVWLWIGTCVVLVVLDLLLTGSPAVLSLSRVPTAQVRLGDATTTTLLVANPGTRTFRGRVRDAWQPSAGAGTNRHRISLPPGERRAVTTPLRPTRRGDRQADRVTVRRFGPLGLAGRQKSVVVPGHVRALPPFTSRKHLPSRLARLRQLDGRSAVRVRGQGTEFDSLRDYVEGDDVRSIDWRATARRRSTVVRTWQPEKDRHIILVLDTSRTSAGRVGDVPRLDAAMDAALLLAALASRAGDRVDLVAGDRRVHRKVIGSSRTTLLGDLVTAMAPLEPALLEADWTLLAAEVARVSRQRGLVVLLTPLEPSAIEESLLAPLAVLAARHRVVLASVADPALTAMLDRTGDSTEVYDAAAAARTVALRERTAAALGRLGVDVLDADPEQLPVALADHYLMLKARGLL; encoded by the coding sequence GTGATCGTCACCGGCCGCCTGTTCGGGCTCGTGCTCGCCGGAGCCGTGCCTGTGCTCGTGCGACCCCAGACGGGCACGGTCTGGCTGTGGATCGGGACGTGCGTGGTCCTCGTGGTCCTGGACCTGTTGCTCACGGGGTCGCCGGCCGTGCTCTCGCTGAGCCGCGTGCCCACCGCCCAGGTGCGGCTCGGCGATGCCACGACGACCACCCTGCTCGTCGCCAACCCCGGCACCCGGACGTTCCGCGGGCGGGTGCGGGATGCGTGGCAGCCCTCTGCCGGTGCCGGCACGAACCGCCACCGGATCTCGCTGCCCCCGGGCGAGCGACGCGCGGTGACCACACCGCTGCGGCCGACCCGGCGCGGTGACCGGCAGGCCGACCGCGTCACGGTGCGCAGGTTCGGGCCGCTCGGGCTGGCCGGACGGCAGAAGTCCGTGGTCGTCCCCGGGCACGTGCGGGCCCTGCCGCCGTTCACGTCCCGCAAGCACCTGCCGTCCCGCCTGGCCCGGCTCCGTCAGCTCGACGGGCGCTCGGCGGTGCGGGTCCGGGGACAGGGCACCGAGTTCGACTCCCTGCGCGACTACGTCGAGGGTGACGACGTCCGCAGCATCGACTGGCGAGCCACCGCCCGCCGTCGGTCCACGGTGGTGCGGACCTGGCAGCCGGAGAAGGACCGCCACATCATCCTCGTGCTCGACACGTCCCGGACGTCTGCGGGACGGGTGGGCGACGTGCCACGCCTCGACGCCGCCATGGACGCGGCGCTGCTCCTCGCGGCCCTCGCCTCGCGCGCCGGTGACCGGGTCGACCTCGTCGCGGGCGACCGCCGGGTGCACCGCAAGGTCATCGGCTCCAGCCGCACCACCCTGCTGGGTGACCTCGTCACCGCGATGGCTCCCCTCGAGCCGGCGCTGCTCGAGGCCGACTGGACGCTGCTGGCTGCCGAGGTCGCCCGCGTCAGCCGGCAGCGCGGACTGGTCGTGCTGCTCACGCCGCTCGAGCCGTCGGCGATCGAGGAGTCGCTGCTGGCGCCGCTGGCCGTCCTGGCCGCCCGGCACCGTGTCGTCCTCGCGTCGGTGGCCGACCCTGCGCTCACCGCCATGCTCGACCGCACCGGCGACTCAACCGAGGTGTACGACGCCGCTGCCGCGGCCCGCACGGTCGCCCTGCGCGAGCGGACCGCGGCGGCCCTGGGCCGGCTCGGCGTCGACGTGCTCGACGCCGACCCCGAGCAGCTGCCCGTCGCGCTCGCCGACCACTACCTGATGCTCAAGGCCCGCGGCCTGCTCTGA
- a CDS encoding AAA family ATPase, which translates to MGARNYLVEGVSGTGKTTVCEELERRGFDAVHGDRVLAYQGDPATGEPTDTASHEFHIWDVGRVRQLVADHTHPVTFFCGGSRNFPAFIDLFDGVFVLDTDAQTLVERLRQRPDGEWGSTAQEREQVLRLHRTGTDLPSTGVVVSTQRPLAQVVDEILRHVGDDADW; encoded by the coding sequence GTGGGCGCACGCAACTACCTGGTCGAGGGCGTCTCCGGCACGGGGAAGACCACCGTGTGCGAGGAGCTCGAGCGGCGCGGCTTCGACGCCGTGCACGGTGACCGCGTCCTGGCGTACCAGGGTGATCCAGCGACCGGTGAGCCCACCGACACCGCGAGCCACGAGTTCCACATCTGGGACGTGGGTCGCGTGCGACAGCTGGTGGCCGATCACACCCACCCGGTCACGTTCTTCTGCGGTGGCTCACGCAACTTCCCTGCGTTCATCGACCTGTTCGACGGCGTCTTCGTCCTCGACACCGACGCGCAGACCCTGGTCGAACGGCTCCGGCAGCGCCCCGACGGGGAGTGGGGCTCGACGGCGCAGGAGCGGGAGCAGGTCCTGCGACTGCACCGCACCGGGACGGACCTCCCCTCCACGGGCGTGGTGGTCAGCACCCAGCGTCCGCTGGCTCAGGTTGTCGACGAGATCCTCCGACACGTGGGAGACGACGCCGACTGGTGA
- a CDS encoding stage II sporulation protein M, with translation MDLDAFVAAHRGDWERLDALTRQRRLDGAEADEILDSYQRVATHLSMIRSTAPDASLVGYLSMVLARARSRSAGTRTASWSDLGRFFAVSFPAALYRLRWWWIATLVVNVLAAVVMGWWLLDHPRIESSMASPQEIQQLVTNDFESYYSEFAATSFALRVWTNNFWLSALCIALGVFCLPVVYMLFSNVLNLAVIGSIMVRYDRAGLFFGLILPHGLLELTCLFLAAGVGLRLFWTWVSPGPRTRVQALAEEGRAALGVALGLVVLLLVTGLIEAFVTPSGLPTWARVGVGVVVELAFFAYVFTVGRWAHHRGETGDLAEADRGYAAPVAG, from the coding sequence GTGGACCTGGACGCCTTCGTGGCAGCCCACCGGGGGGACTGGGAGCGGCTCGACGCGCTGACGCGGCAGCGGCGGCTCGACGGCGCCGAGGCCGACGAGATCCTCGACAGCTACCAGCGGGTGGCGACGCACCTGTCGATGATCCGCTCCACCGCGCCCGACGCGAGTCTGGTGGGGTACCTCTCGATGGTGTTGGCCCGCGCGCGGTCGCGCTCGGCCGGCACCCGTACGGCGTCGTGGTCGGACCTCGGGCGCTTCTTCGCGGTCTCGTTCCCGGCGGCGCTCTACCGGCTGCGGTGGTGGTGGATCGCGACGCTGGTCGTCAACGTCCTCGCCGCCGTCGTCATGGGCTGGTGGCTGCTCGACCACCCCCGCATCGAGTCGTCGATGGCCTCGCCGCAGGAGATCCAGCAGCTGGTGACCAACGACTTCGAGAGCTACTACAGCGAGTTCGCCGCGACGTCGTTCGCCCTGCGCGTGTGGACCAACAACTTCTGGCTGTCGGCCCTGTGCATCGCCCTCGGGGTGTTCTGCCTGCCTGTCGTCTACATGCTGTTCAGCAACGTGCTCAACCTCGCGGTCATCGGTTCGATCATGGTGCGGTACGACCGGGCCGGGCTCTTCTTCGGCCTCATCCTCCCGCACGGACTGCTCGAGCTCACCTGCCTGTTCCTGGCCGCGGGGGTGGGGTTGCGGCTGTTCTGGACGTGGGTCTCACCCGGGCCGCGGACGCGCGTGCAGGCGCTTGCGGAGGAGGGCCGCGCGGCCCTGGGCGTGGCGCTGGGCCTGGTCGTGCTGCTGCTCGTCACGGGGCTGATCGAAGCCTTCGTCACGCCGTCGGGACTGCCGACCTGGGCCCGCGTCGGCGTCGGCGTCGTGGTCGAGCTCGCCTTCTTCGCCTACGTGTTCACCGTCGGCCGGTGGGCCCACCACCGTGGCGAGACCGGCGACCTCGCCGAGGCCGACCGCGGTTACGCCGCGCCCGTCGCCGGCTGA
- a CDS encoding RDD family protein — MSSSTVGVGADDLVTGEAVALDLPHAGIGLRLASGLIDLVVGYAVFIGLQFLADWLTGGADDALKAAVATVMVISAFVVLPTTIETLTRGKTLGHLAIGLRTVRDDAGPIGFRQAVTRALIGVLEVYACAGVPALICAAVSQRGKRLGDLLAGTYVVRDRHKIALPTPAQMPPHLSAWARTADVAPLPDQLAVALRQFVARAASFTPEVREQLGQRLLEETRPYVAPAPPEGNHAEYVLMAVLAERRTRDAARLERENALRARILPPDTTS; from the coding sequence ATGAGCAGCAGCACCGTGGGGGTCGGTGCCGACGACCTCGTCACCGGCGAGGCGGTCGCCCTCGACCTCCCCCACGCCGGCATCGGGCTGCGCCTCGCGTCCGGCCTCATCGACCTCGTCGTGGGGTACGCCGTCTTCATCGGGTTGCAGTTCCTCGCCGACTGGCTCACCGGCGGTGCCGACGACGCGCTCAAGGCGGCTGTGGCCACCGTCATGGTCATCTCGGCGTTCGTCGTGCTGCCGACGACGATCGAGACGCTGACGCGCGGCAAGACCTTGGGTCACCTCGCGATCGGGCTGCGGACCGTGCGCGACGACGCCGGCCCGATCGGGTTCCGCCAGGCCGTGACCAGGGCCCTCATCGGTGTCCTAGAGGTCTACGCCTGCGCCGGGGTGCCGGCGCTGATCTGCGCCGCGGTCTCCCAGCGCGGCAAGCGCCTCGGTGACCTGCTCGCCGGCACCTACGTCGTGCGAGACCGCCACAAGATCGCCCTGCCGACGCCGGCCCAGATGCCCCCGCACCTCTCCGCGTGGGCACGGACCGCCGACGTGGCACCGCTGCCCGACCAGCTCGCCGTCGCGCTGCGCCAGTTCGTCGCGCGGGCCGCCTCCTTCACCCCCGAGGTGCGTGAACAGCTCGGTCAGCGGCTGCTCGAGGAGACCCGTCCGTATGTCGCGCCGGCACCTCCCGAGGGCAACCACGCGGAGTACGTGCTCATGGCGGTCCTGGCCGAGCGGCGGACGCGCGACGCCGCCCGGCTGGAGCGGGAGAACGCCCTGCGCGCCCGGATCCTGCCACCCGACACGACCTCCTAG
- a CDS encoding ROK family protein, which yields MAPRTAADIRRSNLFQVLRRVFAGAPTSRQEIVAQSGLSMATVASIAAELLDAGVLLEVAPTTRGKGRPLTRLALDPEYGSFVGVDVAETYLHVTRYDAALTEVASVRREVDGEDDRVRSPEDLERHLTELLAEVAPDRSTVRAVGISVPGLVDDETGVSVYAPSWDWRGLPLRSTLSERWSLPVHLDNPLKALMVSELWHDPGAAEANWAVVNLGTGVGAAIAVAGELYRGASNSAGEWGHTTVAVEGRQCRCGGTGCVEAYVGAPGLVAFIDQVAPGHPWTSLGETAAVQGLSEGVASGDEVAEQVVAAAGAYLGAGLANLVNTVNPARIVFAGWVSDLLGDALLAAARPGVEHQALARPLQSVTMTRLTRPGNAVAFGAATFALEASLSQAHTEGSR from the coding sequence ATGGCGCCTCGCACGGCAGCCGACATCCGGCGCAGCAACCTCTTCCAGGTGCTGCGCCGGGTGTTCGCCGGTGCCCCGACGAGCCGGCAGGAGATCGTCGCGCAGAGCGGCCTGTCGATGGCCACGGTCGCCAGCATCGCCGCCGAGCTGCTCGATGCCGGCGTGCTGCTCGAGGTCGCTCCCACGACCCGCGGCAAGGGGCGCCCGCTCACTCGGCTCGCCCTCGACCCCGAGTACGGCAGCTTCGTCGGGGTGGACGTCGCCGAGACCTACCTGCACGTCACCCGGTACGACGCTGCACTCACCGAGGTCGCCTCGGTCCGCCGCGAGGTGGACGGCGAGGACGACCGGGTGCGCAGCCCCGAGGACCTCGAACGACACCTCACCGAGCTCCTTGCCGAGGTCGCGCCCGACCGCTCGACGGTGCGCGCCGTCGGCATCTCGGTGCCGGGCCTGGTCGACGACGAGACCGGGGTGTCCGTCTACGCGCCGAGCTGGGACTGGAGGGGCCTTCCCCTGCGTTCCACCCTCTCCGAGCGGTGGTCGCTCCCGGTGCACCTGGACAACCCGCTCAAGGCCCTCATGGTCAGCGAGCTCTGGCACGACCCGGGTGCCGCCGAGGCCAACTGGGCCGTCGTCAACCTGGGTACCGGCGTCGGAGCCGCCATCGCCGTCGCCGGTGAGCTCTACCGAGGGGCCTCCAACAGCGCAGGGGAATGGGGCCACACGACGGTGGCCGTAGAGGGGCGCCAATGTCGGTGCGGCGGAACGGGTTGCGTGGAGGCGTATGTCGGCGCGCCGGGTCTCGTCGCGTTCATCGACCAGGTGGCACCCGGTCACCCGTGGACCTCGCTCGGGGAGACGGCTGCCGTGCAGGGCCTGTCGGAGGGCGTGGCCTCGGGTGACGAGGTCGCGGAGCAGGTCGTCGCGGCGGCCGGTGCCTACCTCGGTGCCGGGCTGGCGAACCTGGTCAACACGGTGAACCCCGCACGCATCGTCTTCGCGGGCTGGGTCAGCGACCTGCTCGGCGACGCCCTCCTCGCGGCCGCCCGACCCGGCGTGGAGCACCAGGCCCTCGCCCGCCCCCTGCAGTCGGTGACGATGACCAGGCTGACGCGCCCCGGCAACGCGGTCGCGTTCGGTGCAGCGACGTTCGCCCTCGAGGCCTCGCTCTCGCAGGCGCACACGGAGGGCTCGCGCTAG
- a CDS encoding glycoside hydrolase, with product MSTTAHRGRLTPTIAAVVAATVLPLGALAGTASAAPADVPAAPAVDAQDAPRVGPGSGAGPGVDIRLDPSYQQPEFQGWGTALTWFANVTGGWPQAKKAELADALFGEDGLQFTIARYNIGGGDSPETPAYMRPGAAIPGFWNRPSSVGPVPGSTPDTPRDTRNWWDPANPAHWNWDADANQRWWLKAAKQRGATTFEAFSNSAPYFMTESGYASGNFDGNKDNLRPDQYDEFATYLAKVVDHVEKADGIDFDTVSPVNEPNTNYWRAKGGQEGSHWDPASQGKMAVATRAALDAVGSDAVVASPDETNPGTFVRDWAGWNAAARAAVGRLNVHTYGTDGRVAPRDLSKLSGKDLWMSEVDLGPGGIPQNFEDMRPGLALAERISEDVALLEPRAWVTWQSIENYRNMLPSAENQNWGLIQVDFLTDTPGAEPVRKNKKYWTMAQYSRFIKPGDHVIRTDNADTVAAIRPDDSSATVVYTNDSDQAVPVRVDLSGFAKARNGMAQSVSTSADQNLAKGRPAQVRDGVLTAMVEPGSVTTFSIDGVSGVDPAGALHASKGDSLVVNQNSGKALTLAADGTSLVQRTPSSADPNQRWRVSKATNGWSNREQFTLVNTATGKELTTTSTGALRAIPAAASPGDRWTLSVTPDGRTTFLSGTTEAVLDVGGQSTSEGAAVGLWTPTAGTNQQWFVRGADVTGVAAQRVLTTPGTAPVLPGTVTVTYGDGRTESRAVTWAPVRKADYAKSGRFTVSGVVAGLAERASATVFVSAVTGTTVAPVKAAVGVLPVLPATVTGSLAIGGTLPLDVVWDAVPASAVAQPGKVTVRGVLTATGGPTSVTVQVNPAAPANLALNTTGAAFPRATATFTGQYDSTAAVLDGVVSSRRWTNWDPNAWRPADTLTVDLGATKTVSSVRLDFFDDRGGTRPPETADLQRQDPATGDWVSLTGGPVAVTDGQVVLQKAYAGQLQRVRVAMTARPGTCIAVAEFSVFGPGASTTPARGTDATLESLSVAGRSVAGFDPATLSYGVDVKGEEVPTVAAVARDPFATVTVTTPKALPGEALVAVAAEDGSATTTYRVALR from the coding sequence ATGTCCACCACTGCCCATCGCGGTCGGCTGACGCCGACCATCGCAGCCGTGGTGGCTGCGACCGTCCTGCCGCTGGGTGCCCTCGCGGGCACAGCGTCGGCTGCCCCGGCCGACGTCCCGGCGGCCCCGGCCGTCGACGCGCAGGACGCACCGCGCGTCGGGCCGGGCTCCGGAGCCGGCCCCGGCGTCGACATCCGGCTCGACCCGAGCTACCAGCAGCCCGAGTTCCAGGGCTGGGGGACCGCGCTGACGTGGTTCGCCAACGTCACGGGCGGCTGGCCCCAGGCCAAGAAGGCCGAGCTCGCCGATGCGCTGTTCGGCGAGGACGGGCTCCAGTTCACCATCGCCCGGTACAACATCGGCGGTGGCGACAGCCCCGAGACCCCCGCCTACATGCGTCCCGGTGCGGCGATCCCCGGCTTCTGGAACCGCCCGTCCTCGGTCGGCCCCGTGCCCGGCTCGACGCCCGACACTCCTCGGGACACCCGCAACTGGTGGGACCCGGCGAACCCGGCGCACTGGAACTGGGACGCGGACGCCAACCAGCGCTGGTGGCTCAAGGCGGCCAAGCAGCGCGGGGCGACGACGTTCGAGGCGTTCAGCAACTCCGCGCCGTACTTCATGACCGAGAGCGGCTACGCGTCGGGCAACTTCGACGGCAACAAGGACAACCTGCGGCCCGACCAGTACGACGAGTTCGCCACCTACCTGGCCAAGGTCGTCGACCACGTGGAGAAGGCCGACGGCATCGACTTCGACACCGTCTCGCCGGTCAACGAGCCGAACACCAACTACTGGCGCGCCAAGGGCGGCCAGGAGGGCAGCCACTGGGACCCCGCCAGCCAGGGCAAGATGGCCGTCGCGACGCGCGCGGCCCTGGACGCCGTGGGTTCCGACGCCGTGGTGGCCTCGCCCGACGAGACGAACCCGGGCACGTTCGTCCGGGACTGGGCCGGGTGGAACGCCGCGGCACGCGCAGCGGTCGGGCGCCTCAACGTGCACACCTACGGCACGGACGGCCGCGTCGCGCCCCGTGACCTCTCCAAGCTCAGCGGCAAGGACCTGTGGATGTCCGAGGTCGACCTCGGCCCCGGCGGCATCCCGCAGAACTTCGAGGACATGCGGCCCGGCCTCGCGCTCGCCGAGCGGATCAGCGAGGACGTCGCCCTGCTCGAGCCGCGCGCCTGGGTGACCTGGCAGTCGATCGAGAACTACCGCAACATGCTCCCCAGCGCGGAGAACCAGAACTGGGGCCTGATCCAGGTCGACTTCCTCACCGACACCCCCGGCGCCGAGCCGGTCCGCAAGAACAAGAAGTACTGGACCATGGCGCAGTACTCCCGCTTCATCAAGCCCGGCGACCACGTCATCCGCACCGACAACGCCGACACGGTCGCCGCCATCCGCCCGGACGACTCGAGCGCCACGGTGGTCTACACCAACGACTCCGACCAGGCCGTGCCCGTGCGCGTCGACCTGAGCGGTTTCGCCAAGGCCCGCAACGGGATGGCGCAGTCGGTGTCGACCAGTGCCGACCAGAACCTCGCCAAGGGTCGACCCGCCCAGGTCCGTGACGGCGTCCTCACCGCGATGGTCGAGCCGGGCTCGGTCACGACCTTCTCCATCGACGGCGTCTCCGGCGTCGACCCGGCCGGGGCGCTGCACGCGTCCAAGGGCGACAGCCTCGTCGTCAACCAGAACAGCGGCAAGGCCCTCACGCTCGCGGCGGACGGCACCTCGCTCGTGCAGCGGACCCCGAGCTCCGCGGACCCCAACCAGCGCTGGCGCGTCAGCAAGGCCACCAACGGCTGGTCCAACCGTGAGCAGTTCACCCTGGTCAACACCGCCACCGGCAAGGAGCTGACCACCACCTCGACCGGCGCGCTGCGCGCCATACCGGCGGCGGCCTCACCCGGTGATCGCTGGACCCTCTCGGTCACACCGGACGGGCGCACGACGTTCCTCAGCGGCACCACCGAGGCCGTGCTCGACGTGGGCGGCCAGTCCACGAGCGAGGGAGCCGCGGTCGGCCTCTGGACCCCCACCGCGGGCACCAACCAGCAGTGGTTCGTCCGCGGCGCGGACGTCACCGGCGTCGCGGCGCAGCGCGTCCTGACCACGCCCGGCACCGCTCCGGTCCTCCCGGGCACCGTGACGGTGACGTATGGCGACGGGCGCACGGAGTCGCGCGCCGTCACCTGGGCGCCGGTTCGCAAGGCGGACTACGCGAAGTCCGGTCGGTTCACGGTCAGCGGCGTGGTCGCCGGACTGGCCGAGCGCGCCTCGGCCACCGTCTTCGTCTCCGCGGTCACCGGGACCACCGTGGCGCCGGTCAAGGCAGCGGTCGGCGTCCTGCCGGTGCTCCCGGCCACCGTCACCGGGTCGCTGGCGATCGGTGGCACGCTTCCCCTCGACGTGGTGTGGGACGCGGTTCCGGCGTCTGCGGTCGCGCAGCCCGGGAAGGTCACCGTGCGCGGCGTCCTGACGGCGACCGGCGGCCCGACGTCGGTGACCGTGCAGGTCAACCCGGCGGCCCCGGCCAACCTCGCGCTCAACACCACCGGTGCCGCCTTCCCGAGGGCCACGGCGACCTTCACCGGGCAGTACGACAGCACCGCGGCCGTCCTCGACGGCGTCGTCTCGAGCCGGCGCTGGACCAACTGGGACCCGAACGCCTGGCGCCCGGCCGACACCCTCACGGTGGACCTGGGCGCGACGAAGACCGTCTCCTCGGTGCGCCTCGACTTCTTCGACGACCGTGGAGGCACGCGCCCGCCGGAGACCGCCGACCTCCAGCGCCAGGACCCGGCGACGGGTGACTGGGTCTCGCTCACGGGAGGGCCCGTCGCGGTCACCGACGGACAGGTCGTGCTCCAGAAGGCGTACGCAGGACAGCTCCAGCGCGTGCGGGTCGCCATGACCGCGCGGCCCGGGACCTGCATCGCCGTGGCGGAGTTCTCCGTCTTCGGGCCGGGCGCCTCGACGACCCCGGCGCGGGGGACCGACGCCACGCTGGAGTCGCTGTCGGTGGCCGGCAGGTCGGTCGCGGGCTTCGACCCGGCGACGCTCTCCTACGGCGTGGACGTCAAGGGTGAGGAGGTCCCGACGGTGGCGGCCGTGGCCCGGGACCCCTTCGCTACGGTGACGGTGACCACCCCGAAGGCCCTCCCCGGCGAGGCCCTCGTGGCGGTCGCCGCGGAGGACGGCTCCGCGACCACCACCTACCGCGTCGCCCTCCGGTGA